Proteins co-encoded in one Cupriavidus taiwanensis genomic window:
- a CDS encoding class II aldolase/adducin family protein: MTATPSTSMQERVSPEEWRLRVDLAACYRLVALHGWSDLVFTHISARVPGDDHHFLINPYGLMFEEITASNLLKIDAHSNKVLDSPYPVNPAGFVIHSAVHQARADAQCVLHTHTRCGIAVSAQKSGLLPLSQQATFILGSLAYHDYEGVAMHEAEKPRLQADLGHANHLILRNHGLLTVGRTVADAFLSMYVLEAACQIQIAAQAGGELANVSAEIVRDVAESVRVQTGGLGGAFVWPALLRKLDRIDPGYRN, encoded by the coding sequence ATGACCGCCACCCCTTCAACCTCCATGCAGGAGCGCGTCAGCCCCGAGGAATGGCGCCTGCGCGTCGACCTTGCGGCCTGCTATCGGCTGGTTGCGCTGCACGGCTGGTCCGACCTGGTCTTCACGCACATCAGCGCGCGCGTACCCGGGGACGATCACCATTTCCTGATCAACCCCTACGGCTTGATGTTCGAGGAGATCACGGCTTCCAACCTGCTGAAGATCGACGCCCACAGCAACAAGGTCCTTGACTCACCGTACCCGGTCAACCCTGCCGGCTTTGTGATCCACAGCGCCGTACATCAGGCGCGTGCCGATGCCCAGTGCGTGCTGCATACCCATACACGTTGCGGCATTGCCGTGAGCGCGCAGAAATCAGGCCTGTTGCCGCTGAGCCAGCAGGCCACCTTCATTCTGGGGTCGCTGGCGTACCACGACTACGAGGGCGTCGCCATGCACGAAGCGGAGAAGCCTCGCCTGCAGGCGGATCTGGGGCATGCCAATCACCTCATCCTGCGCAATCACGGCCTGCTGACGGTCGGCAGAACCGTGGCCGACGCATTCCTGAGCATGTACGTCCTGGAAGCAGCCTGCCAGATCCAGATTGCTGCGCAGGCTGGCGGGGAGCTTGCGAATGTGTCCGCGGAGATCGTGCGTGACGTTGCGGAGTCCGTGCGTGTGCAGACGGGCGGCCTCGGAGGGGCCTTTGTCTGGCCAGCATTGCTACGCAAGCTCGATCGGATCGATCCCGGTTATCGCAACTAG